The Petrocella atlantisensis genome has a window encoding:
- a CDS encoding GGDEF domain-containing protein produces MNVGFNNEISPITLRIKDAKKEKSYQYHCNSSSLLWFRLAIVLGVTLYLSFCIVDYFLFSTLLFDFLKIRLFIVLPVVILSFILTYWRDYPKYAQWINIFAIVVSSSGIIGMAIIGRQHPEISRSYAGLVPYFLYIYAFLRIRFVHGTIIGTSLYIIYTLVEWYILKTPFNIFIANTFYMGASNFAGILISYLLEYQGKNEYLLQEKLEKLTLTDAMTGLYNRYYYNNYSCKDIQRFLDGIKKGNIRERRSSNITPTNYGLVLLDIDHFKKINDTYGHDIGDSVLINLAELLKKQVCNSDDILRWGGEEFLIILKSIQNDDLGSFVRKIGSCIENLEFHLPDGTMIQTKCSIGCLSIPFGDVDNLDKLIKYTDDALYRSKKSGRNKGYQATFSKGTCKFIELMWH; encoded by the coding sequence ATGAATGTTGGATTTAATAATGAAATTTCACCAATAACACTCCGTATAAAAGATGCTAAAAAGGAAAAATCCTATCAATATCATTGTAACTCAAGTTCACTTCTATGGTTTCGATTAGCCATCGTTTTAGGTGTTACTCTCTATTTGAGCTTTTGTATTGTCGATTATTTTTTATTCAGCACGTTGCTATTTGATTTTCTAAAAATACGCTTGTTTATTGTTTTACCCGTAGTGATTCTCTCTTTTATACTAACGTATTGGCGTGATTATCCAAAGTATGCCCAATGGATTAATATATTTGCAATCGTTGTATCAAGCTCTGGTATTATCGGCATGGCTATCATCGGCCGTCAACATCCTGAGATCTCAAGAAGCTATGCAGGACTGGTACCGTATTTTCTTTACATTTATGCCTTTTTAAGAATAAGGTTTGTACATGGAACAATTATTGGTACAAGTTTATATATTATATATACCTTGGTTGAATGGTATATCTTAAAAACGCCATTTAATATTTTTATTGCAAATACCTTTTATATGGGCGCATCTAATTTTGCAGGTATATTGATTTCATATTTACTAGAATATCAAGGCAAAAATGAATATCTGTTACAGGAAAAGTTAGAAAAACTTACATTAACAGACGCTATGACCGGACTTTATAATAGGTATTATTATAATAATTATTCTTGCAAAGATATTCAACGTTTCCTAGACGGCATAAAGAAAGGTAATATTAGAGAACGGCGTTCTTCGAATATCACCCCTACAAATTATGGTCTCGTATTGCTTGATATTGACCATTTCAAAAAAATAAATGATACTTATGGCCACGATATTGGAGACTCTGTTCTCATTAATCTTGCAGAACTTCTTAAAAAACAAGTTTGCAATAGTGATGATATTTTGCGTTGGGGTGGTGAAGAGTTTTTAATTATACTCAAATCAATCCAAAATGATGATTTAGGCTCATTTGTTAGAAAAATAGGCAGCTGTATCGAAAATCTTGAATTTCACTTGCCCGACGGCACAATGATTCAAACTAAATGTTCGATTGGATGCTTATCCATACCCTTTGGTGATGTTGATAACCTTGATAAATTGATTAAGTATACTGATGATGCACTGTATAGATCAAAAAAAAGCGGCAGAAACAAAGGGTATCAAGCAACATTTAGTAAGGGTACATGTAAATTTATTGAACTTATGTGGCATTGA
- a CDS encoding DnaD domain protein translates to MSQINLLSQNIHQHTLINNLFIDHYMPKSNGDYVKVYLYLLRLICSNQTAFTTKQIAKQLHLIESDVIRAINYWDELKVIEVQFEDDLITSIGLLSLEKTEDTVISSDKSKKNKANTPKPKLYERPEYTMEEIAAIASQIEFQQLIYITEKYLGKQLTQVDVNILVGFMDWLGLNIEVVEYLIEYCASNEHRHMNYIEKVAMDWSDKGIRTVQQAKDLTENFNKNYYKIFKALGLSGRNPTPAQIKLMEKWLVEYNFAIEVIVIACEKTIEAINKPELKYVDTILTNWQNKGAKSINAVKELDVQFKSGQAEKQATKKEVAPKTSNRFHNHNQRQYDHDLIEKRMRQMIEVETVEKRT, encoded by the coding sequence ATGAGTCAAATAAATTTGTTATCTCAAAATATTCATCAACATACGCTCATAAACAACCTATTCATTGACCATTATATGCCTAAATCCAATGGAGATTATGTGAAAGTCTATTTATATTTACTTAGATTGATTTGTAGCAATCAAACTGCTTTTACAACCAAACAAATAGCAAAGCAATTACATCTGATTGAATCCGATGTTATACGTGCTATAAACTATTGGGATGAGCTTAAGGTCATTGAAGTTCAGTTTGAGGATGATCTGATTACTTCTATCGGTTTATTAAGTCTTGAAAAAACTGAGGATACTGTTATTTCTTCTGATAAGTCTAAGAAAAATAAGGCCAATACCCCAAAACCAAAACTCTACGAGAGACCGGAATATACCATGGAAGAGATTGCAGCTATAGCAAGTCAAATCGAGTTTCAACAGCTTATATACATCACTGAAAAATACTTGGGCAAGCAACTCACTCAAGTTGATGTCAATATTTTAGTCGGTTTTATGGATTGGTTAGGTCTGAACATTGAAGTAGTCGAATATCTCATTGAATATTGTGCATCCAACGAGCATCGCCATATGAATTATATTGAGAAAGTAGCTATGGATTGGTCAGATAAAGGCATACGCACAGTGCAACAGGCGAAAGATTTGACAGAGAACTTTAATAAAAACTATTATAAGATCTTTAAGGCCTTAGGCTTATCTGGCCGAAACCCTACACCTGCTCAGATAAAACTCATGGAAAAATGGCTGGTTGAATACAATTTTGCAATCGAAGTCATTGTAATAGCCTGCGAGAAAACGATTGAGGCTATTAATAAACCAGAACTGAAATATGTAGATACAATTTTGACCAATTGGCAAAACAAAGGCGCAAAATCTATAAATGCTGTAAAAGAATTAGATGTGCAATTTAAATCCGGCCAAGCCGAGAAACAAGCGACCAAAAAAGAGGTGGCACCAAAAACCAGCAACCGATTTCACAATCATAACCAACGTCAATATGACCACGATCTAATTGAAAAGCGTATGCGACAGATGATTGAAGTCGAAACCGTGGAAAAGAGGACTTAG
- a CDS encoding ATP-binding protein, whose product MGLTRSQFKHILNIIDQRRLKNQQIHYARKDKVYKAYPILQTIDEQISSLSASLTRQIVENPKKRQELLTDLQEKINRLSLQKKETLLDAGYPSDYLAPIYDCEDCKDTGYIDHAKCHCLNQEIINFSYEQSHLNAILQKENFDNFSLDHYSSEVDKNIGKSPREIAAFNYKICYSFAEHFDTKYNNLILYGQAGLGKTYLCNCIAKSLLDTGHTVIYLTAFGLFKLLETYRFHNEEGHVTLDEIQNLYECDLLIIDDLGTEINNAFTTSELFNIINSRMLDKKHVVISTNLPPSAWSNQYTDRIVSRIYGNYLSVGFIGSDIRLQKFL is encoded by the coding sequence ATGGGTCTTACAAGATCACAGTTTAAACACATCCTAAATATTATCGACCAACGTCGTTTAAAAAATCAACAGATACATTATGCCAGAAAAGATAAGGTTTATAAAGCTTACCCTATACTTCAGACCATAGATGAACAAATCTCTTCCTTATCTGCCTCATTAACACGGCAGATTGTGGAAAACCCTAAGAAGAGACAAGAACTCTTGACAGATCTGCAAGAAAAAATCAACCGATTATCTTTGCAGAAAAAAGAAACCTTATTAGATGCAGGTTATCCAAGTGATTACCTTGCACCAATCTATGATTGTGAGGATTGTAAAGATACCGGCTATATCGATCACGCTAAATGTCATTGTCTCAACCAAGAAATCATTAACTTTTCCTATGAACAAAGTCATTTAAATGCCATTTTGCAAAAAGAAAACTTTGACAATTTCTCTCTTGACCATTATAGTAGTGAAGTAGATAAAAATATTGGTAAATCACCACGAGAGATTGCGGCCTTTAATTATAAGATCTGCTACAGCTTTGCTGAACATTTTGACACAAAATATAATAATCTTATTCTCTACGGTCAAGCTGGTCTTGGTAAGACATATTTATGTAACTGTATCGCAAAGTCACTCCTTGATACCGGTCATACGGTTATCTATCTGACGGCTTTTGGCTTATTTAAGCTCCTTGAGACTTACCGCTTCCATAACGAAGAAGGCCATGTAACATTAGATGAGATTCAAAATCTCTATGAATGTGATTTACTCATCATTGATGACCTTGGTACTGAGATTAACAATGCTTTTACTACGTCTGAACTGTTTAACATCATCAATTCACGTATGCTGGACAAAAAGCATGTTGTCATCTCTACCAACTTACCGCCCAGTGCATGGAGCAACCAGTATACCGATCGTATTGTTTCACGAATTTATGGTAATTACTTATCTGTAGGCTTTATCGGTTCCGATATCCGCTTGCAAAAGTTTTTATAA
- a CDS encoding MgtC/SapB family protein — MIHKSQQSAIINGSNKSHIWNIPAFLVISLLTVITGVLLLIDLPRLQLLDYGVDLNALIKSMFTIFLACVIGSTIGWERESRNRPAGLRTYALVCMGSALVMITSFSIFEEYHTVVNSDPARLGAQVISGIGFLGAGTIIRDKFSVKGLTTAASLWVVACIGLAIGSGMYLTSMIISIVVYYILHNLRCMEDIKAEKMNYEILIRLKEENGQIKAIHKIMDKYEIVVRDINIVYGQTSFLEADNDDINIVIHAMILDHFIDKLIVELSGLSGVVSFSCGEE, encoded by the coding sequence ATGATCCATAAGAGCCAACAAAGTGCGATAATAAATGGAAGTAATAAAAGTCATATATGGAATATTCCGGCCTTTTTGGTTATCAGTTTATTAACAGTGATTACAGGAGTTTTGCTTCTGATAGATTTACCAAGGCTTCAATTATTGGATTATGGTGTTGACTTGAATGCATTGATTAAGAGTATGTTTACCATATTTTTGGCTTGTGTCATTGGGTCAACCATTGGATGGGAGCGGGAGAGTCGTAATAGACCGGCAGGTCTTAGAACCTACGCTCTGGTATGTATGGGATCGGCACTAGTTATGATCACCTCATTTAGCATTTTCGAAGAGTATCATACGGTCGTGAATTCTGACCCAGCTAGACTTGGTGCTCAAGTTATAAGCGGTATTGGTTTCCTAGGTGCCGGTACCATCATCAGGGACAAGTTTTCAGTTAAGGGACTAACAACTGCAGCTTCGCTTTGGGTTGTGGCTTGTATTGGTTTAGCGATTGGGTCTGGTATGTATTTAACCAGTATGATTATTAGTATTGTTGTGTATTATATCTTACATAATCTAAGATGTATGGAAGATATTAAGGCCGAAAAAATGAACTATGAGATTCTTATTCGTTTGAAAGAAGAGAATGGGCAAATAAAAGCCATTCATAAAATCATGGATAAGTACGAGATTGTTGTAAGGGATATCAACATTGTCTATGGTCAAACCAGTTTTTTGGAAGCGGACAATGATGATATCAATATTGTGATCCATGCCATGATTTTGGATCATTTTATTGACAAATTGATTGTAGAACTGAGTGGTCTAAGTGGTGTTGTTTCATTTTCGTGTGGTGAAGAGTAA